Proteins encoded in a region of the Gammaproteobacteria bacterium genome:
- a CDS encoding Ig-like domain-containing protein — QVDTIDRARIQRFYSGGEAAVADHVLVLNHTISSFPNGELPTTDFDAMPGSATARLAVKQTIPFVAADLAGTGRAAFFHHQDNASESFGPAEFGFDTLDLVADGSGTSRRRQLPFNWSVDADGVLDVLFASGDRNRFVALVPEDDGVLNTLLLATPAAGAPFADRSLVVTRDETQAFDLTTAQDTRFRSFGATGGTFDPQFELQDFDFVFSPGGRACRIPPSSTTWSWTAPAGRIDILRNLSSGELFSARSWEPMRAGNGGFWINELLQFPQGAPLDPAVTPGRHAFYFQEQNLVGNILPQAGDDSIVAEPGEQLSILLNTLLSNDGDVEGDQLRLLTSDTTSSAGLPLTEIVTAGFATVGFSYSPPPGWIGSDTFTYSITDRFCDDPSLSRVTFTVNELDTDILIRGSGSYDLTDAVYNGTAIVNGNINPSAGVVVGGSLTTVDVYLLTSSAGPFGSSGRLDGSSVTGDAFGIEIPFLFVPAGYGSGQQLSGTTLIAQQSFASLGIAPGIYDYEIPNASTRLIVGDVTPPEQATVTITTGSGFVTMDYRATCQDNALGQSFRQCSGVGLVNGDPISASITLDLTAAPVSTTLSSTDVLAWSVNMGTASVSSMDTDNWRFDASFNAAGGVDFMQLLGSAGVAAPDPTPGPTVDLRADIAFGTGAGLCVDPNFAPQPCEIAAFFGGATAEGAGPVKTISFRVVP; from the coding sequence CAGGTCGATACGATTGACCGGGCGAGAATTCAGCGGTTTTATAGCGGCGGTGAGGCCGCAGTAGCCGATCATGTGCTTGTGCTCAATCATACGATTTCGAGCTTTCCGAACGGCGAGCTTCCCACCACTGATTTCGACGCGATGCCAGGATCGGCAACGGCGCGCCTTGCGGTAAAGCAAACGATTCCCTTTGTTGCAGCGGACCTTGCTGGCACCGGTCGGGCGGCGTTTTTTCACCACCAGGACAATGCATCAGAAAGCTTTGGCCCGGCAGAATTCGGCTTCGACACGCTCGATCTTGTTGCCGACGGCAGCGGCACCAGCCGGCGCCGGCAGCTGCCTTTCAACTGGTCGGTCGATGCTGACGGCGTGCTCGACGTGCTCTTTGCCAGCGGGGATCGCAACCGTTTCGTCGCGCTGGTACCGGAAGACGATGGCGTGCTCAATACCTTGCTGCTGGCAACACCGGCTGCCGGCGCACCGTTTGCCGATCGCAGCCTCGTGGTAACCCGCGATGAGACACAGGCCTTTGACCTGACAACGGCACAGGATACCCGGTTCCGGTCGTTCGGGGCCACGGGTGGCACGTTTGACCCGCAGTTTGAGCTGCAAGATTTCGATTTCGTGTTTTCGCCGGGTGGCAGGGCCTGCAGAATCCCGCCCAGTTCGACTACGTGGAGCTGGACCGCGCCGGCCGGTCGCATCGATATCCTGCGTAACCTCTCGTCCGGCGAGCTGTTCAGCGCGCGTTCGTGGGAGCCGATGCGGGCCGGCAACGGGGGATTCTGGATAAATGAGTTGCTGCAATTCCCGCAGGGCGCGCCGCTGGATCCCGCGGTAACGCCGGGACGCCATGCGTTTTACTTTCAGGAACAGAATCTTGTCGGCAACATCCTGCCGCAGGCTGGCGATGACAGCATTGTGGCCGAACCCGGTGAGCAATTGAGTATTTTGCTCAACACGCTGTTGTCCAATGACGGCGATGTCGAAGGGGACCAGTTGCGGCTGTTGACCAGTGACACGACAAGCAGCGCCGGCCTGCCGCTTACCGAGATAGTCACCGCGGGCTTTGCGACAGTGGGTTTCAGCTATTCGCCGCCGCCGGGCTGGATAGGCAGCGATACCTTTACCTACAGCATTACCGATCGATTTTGCGACGATCCTTCATTGTCACGGGTTACATTCACCGTCAACGAGCTTGATACGGATATCCTGATTCGTGGCAGCGGCAGCTATGACCTGACCGATGCAGTTTATAACGGAACTGCCATCGTGAATGGCAACATCAACCCGTCGGCGGGTGTGGTCGTGGGTGGGTCATTAACGACGGTCGATGTGTATTTGTTGACGTCAAGCGCAGGGCCATTCGGCAGCAGTGGTCGCCTTGACGGCAGTAGCGTTACCGGAGACGCCTTTGGCATTGAAATCCCCTTCTTGTTCGTGCCGGCCGGCTATGGCAGCGGCCAGCAGCTATCCGGCACGACTCTCATTGCGCAGCAGTCTTTCGCCTCACTGGGCATTGCGCCCGGCATTTACGATTACGAGATTCCCAATGCATCGACCCGGCTGATCGTGGGCGATGTCACGCCGCCGGAGCAGGCAACGGTCACCATCACGACCGGCTCGGGTTTTGTAACGATGGACTATCGTGCGACGTGCCAGGACAACGCGCTGGGGCAATCCTTTCGTCAGTGCTCGGGCGTCGGCCTGGTTAACGGCGACCCGATCAGCGCCTCCATCACGCTTGACCTGACCGCGGCCCCGGTCAGCACCACATTGTCGTCAACCGATGTGCTGGCCTGGAGCGTGAATATGGGCACGGCATCGGTCAGCAGCATGGACACGGACAACTGGCGTTTCGACGCTAGCTTCAATGCGGCCGGCGGCGTCGATTTCATGCAGCTGCTCGGCAGCGCCGGCGTGGCTGCGCCCGATCCCACGCCGGGACCGACGGTAGATCTGCGCGCCGACATCGCTTTCGGTACCGGCGCGGGCCTGTGTGTTGATCCGAATTTTGCGCCGCAGCCGTGTGAGAT